From the genome of Candidatus Poribacteria bacterium:
ACCCGTGCGATTTGCCGCTGCGGAATCGGATGAAACCGTCAAAGATTGGACGCAGTGGGAGCTGCCTGAAAAGGCGAAAGCGCGTTTGGGAAAAGGCGGCACTAACGTAATTCAGTTTTCACCCGATGGCGCGCAACTCGCAGTCGGTAGTAATATCGGTGTGTGGCTCTACGATGTAGAGACAGGTAAAGAAAGGACTCTGTTTGCTAATAAATCTCTATGCCTTACTTTTTCGCCTGATGGGCGGTTTTTTGCCAGTAGCGGTGGATCTTCTGGAAGGACGGAAATTCAAGTGTGGGAGGTAGCGACTGGACGTGAAATGTCGCTCATTGATCGGTATGATTCTGCCTCGGCGTTACAGTTCTCTTCAGATGGAAAAACGCTTATCAGTTTAGGTAGTTCAGGAAATTCAATCACCAGATTGAATGTTGAGACTGGCAGAGGGAAAACAAAGCATCTCAAAACTGGACTGTTCGGCATCGGTCTGTTTAGTTCAGAGGATTTTAATGGGGTTTACGCGATCACACAGGATAAAATTGCGATTGGAAAGGCGGACGGGAAGATTCAATTGTGGGACGTAGCCACCCGCAAGAAATTATCCACTCTCAGAGGACATGCAAATTTATCACTTAAACCGCTTGATTTGTCACTTAAAGCCTTTGATAAAGCCCGGCGGCGCAGATCATGGTTTCTACCGAAGGTTTCAGCAGTGGCGTTTTCGCCTGATGGCACGCGCCTTGCCAGTGGAAGCATAGATAAGACAGTGCGATTATGGGATCTCACCAGCAAGGACGAATGGATCACACTTCGGGGACATACAGGTTGGACAAACGTATTAGCGTTTTCTCCAAACGGAGAGGTGCTTGCCAGCGGGAGTACCGATAAAACAGTCCAATTGTGGGATACTACCACCGGTGAACTGCTCGCGATGCTCACTGGACATATCAACGGTATTACTGCATTAGCGTTTTCACCCGATGGTAAAACGCTTGTCAGTAGCAGCACGGACGGCACGGTCCGGTTCTGGCAGACGGAGACTGGAGCTCCGTTAGATAACCTTATCACCGGACACACACAGTCTATGAAGGCGGCGACTTTCTTTCAAGGGGGTTCTACACTTGTGAGTGCGGCGTTTAATGGTGTAATTACCTTTTGGGATGTAGAAACATCGCAGAAGTCCGCTATTGAAGATGCAGGGTATCGGGATTGGTTCTCAACCTTGGCGTTTTCACCTAATGGTACGAAACTCGCCAACGTTGGTACAGACAGCACTATAATTTTTCACGGAGGTCACGGTATCTCTCTTTCCAGCAGCGGGCAGCCAGATCATCTAATTCGTTTGACTGATGTCGGTACCGGACGTGAATTAGCAACGCTGCCGCACAGTAAAGGCACCGATAAACTCACCTTTTCTCCTGATGGCAAAACGGTGGCGTTTAGTGGTTATGGTGAAATTCGCTTGTGGAATACGGAAACCGGTGTCGAACAAGAGATCCCTCTCGCTGATGCGAAAACTGATGTTTTCAGTAATATACCGAGGGTTGGTGCGTTGGCATTTTCTCCGAATGGCGCGAGGCTCGTCAGTGGAACGCACCAGGGGAAAATCCAGATGTGGGACGTTGTGACTGGCGGAGCCTTAGCTGCTTTTGAAGAACCGACGGCGCAAAAAAATCTGG
Proteins encoded in this window:
- a CDS encoding sigma-70 family RNA polymerase sigma factor, producing the protein MKNDDVQLIQRVLEGDDTAFSTLVKKYQRSVHALAWRKIGDFHIAEDITQDTFLKAYQKLSTLKEPQSFASWLYVITANQCKAWLRKKQSWVQSLENTSSAQVEKATYSGYIIEENERVTEETQREVVKKLLAKLQESDRTVITLYYLGGMTYEEISNFLGVSEATIRNRLYRARRRLKKEEPMIREALGNFQITPNLTENIMQEISRLKPVAPSGSKPLMPWAIAASTLAVVFLMLGVGNRYLSRFQKPYSFDAASEMTVELIEAPVVLNLESKPDVRTQLGSSVPTSNKNSVSEKGTGEVPVRFAAAESDETVKDWTQWELPEKAKARLGKGGTNVIQFSPDGAQLAVGSNIGVWLYDVETGKERTLFANKSLCLTFSPDGRFFASSGGSSGRTEIQVWEVATGREMSLIDRYDSASALQFSSDGKTLISLGSSGNSITRLNVETGRGKTKHLKTGLFGIGLFSSEDFNGVYAITQDKIAIGKADGKIQLWDVATRKKLSTLRGHANLSLKPLDLSLKAFDKARRRRSWFLPKVSAVAFSPDGTRLASGSIDKTVRLWDLTSKDEWITLRGHTGWTNVLAFSPNGEVLASGSTDKTVQLWDTTTGELLAMLTGHINGITALAFSPDGKTLVSSSTDGTVRFWQTETGAPLDNLITGHTQSMKAATFFQGGSTLVSAAFNGVITFWDVETSQKSAIEDAGYRDWFSTLAFSPNGTKLANVGTDSTIIFHGGHGISLSSSGQPDHLIRLTDVGTGRELATLPHSKGTDKLTFSPDGKTVAFSGYGEIRLWNTETGVEQEIPLADAKTDVFSNIPRVGALAFSPNGARLVSGTHQGKIQMWDVVTGGALAAFEEPTAQKNLGQIVALAFSPDGTLLAVGTHSQIHLWDVNTGHKLFSVSAVYKRGRVTFRNYPTPLVFSP